The following coding sequences are from one Sciurus carolinensis chromosome 11, mSciCar1.2, whole genome shotgun sequence window:
- the Peli3 gene encoding E3 ubiquitin-protein ligase pellino homolog 3 isoform X2: MVLEGNPEVGTPRTSDLQHPGNKGSCILSSSEDAQPGEEPIKYGELIVLGYNGCLASGDKGRRRSRLALSRRPHANGVKPDVMHHISTPLVSKALSNRGQHSISYTLSRSHSVIVEYTHDSDTDMFQIGRSTENMIDFVVTDTSPGGGAAEGPSAQSTISRYACRILCDRRPPYTARIYAAGFDASSNIFLGERAAKWRTPDGLMDGLTTNGVLVMHPAGGFSEDSAPGVWREISVCGNVYTLRDSRSAQQRGKLVENESNVLQDGSLIDLCGATLLWRTPAGLLRAPTLKQLEAQRQEANAARPQCPVGLSTLAFPSPARGRTAPDKQQPWVYVRCGHVHGYHGWGCRRERGPQERECPLCRLVGPYVPLWLGQEAGLCLDPGPPSHAFAPCGHVCSEKTARYWAQTPLPHGTHAFHAACPFCGAWLTGEHGCVRLIFQGPLD, encoded by the exons ATGGTGCTGGAAGGAAACCCTGAAGTGGGGACCCCCCGAACCTCAGACCTCCAGCACCCCGGGAACAAGGGCTCTTGCATCCTTTCTTCCAGTGAAGATGCACAGCCGGGCGAGGAGCCCATCAAGTATGGTGAACTCATCGTCCTGGG CTACAATGGGTGTCTGGCAAGTGGGGACAAGGGCCGTCGGCGAAgccgcctggcactgagccgccGGCCACATGCCAACGGAGTGAAGCCAGACGTCATGCACCACATCTCCACACCACTCGTCTCCAAG GCACTGAGTAACCGAGGCCAGCACAGCATCTCATACACGCTGTCCCGGAGCCACTCAGTCATAGTGGAGTATACGCATGACAGCGACACAGACATGTTCCAG ATTGGCCGCTCCACAGAGAACATGATAGACTTTGTGGTAACGGACACGtcccctggaggaggagctgcagaggGCCCCTCTGCCCAGAGCACCATCTCCCGCTACGCCTGCCGCATCCTCTGTGACCGCAGGCCACCCTATACTGCCCGCATCTATGCCGCTGGCTTTGACGCCTCCAGCAACATCTTCCTTGGA GAGCGGGCAGCCAAATGGCGGACCCCTGATGGCCTGATGGATGGCCTGACCACCAATGGGGTCCTGGTGATGCACCCTGCGGGCGGCTTCTCTGAGGACTCGGCCCCAGGTGTCTGGCGGGAGATCTCGGTCTGCGGTAACGTGTACACACTGCGGGACAGTCGCTCAGCCCAGCAGCGGGGGAAGCTG GTGGAAAATGAATCCAACGTGCTGCAAGACGGCTCGCTCATCGACCTGTGTGGGGCCACACTGCTGTGGCGCACTCCGGCGGGGCTGCTGCGGGCACCCACGCTGAAGCAGCTGGAGGCCCAGCGGCAGGAGGCCAATGCAGCGAGGCCCCAGTGCCCTGTGGGCCTCAGCACCCTGGCCTTCCCCAGTCCAGCCCGCGGTCGCACAGCACCTGACAAGCAGCAGCCCTGGGTCTACGTCCGTTGCGGCCATGTCCACGGCTACCACGGCTGGGGCTGCCGGCGGGAGCGGGGCCCCCAGGAGCGCGAGTGTCCTCTCTGCCGCCTTGTGGGGCCCTATGTGCCCCTGTGGCTTGGCCAGGAGGCTGGCCTCTGCCTGGACCCTGGGCCGCCCAGCCACGCCTTTGCACCCTGTGGCCACGTCTGCTCTGAGAAGACTGCCCGCTACTGGGCCCAGACACCGCTGCCGCACGGCACCCATGCTTTCCACGCCGCCTGCCCCTTTTGTGGGGCCTGGCTCACTGGTGAACATGGCTGTGTCCGCCTCATTTTCCAGGGGCCACTGGACTAG
- the Peli3 gene encoding E3 ubiquitin-protein ligase pellino homolog 3 isoform X1, translated as MVLEGNPEVGTPRTSDLQHPGNKGSCILSSSEDAQPGEEPIKYGELIVLGCCEEGGEETEAQRGEVTGPRAHSCYNGCLASGDKGRRRSRLALSRRPHANGVKPDVMHHISTPLVSKALSNRGQHSISYTLSRSHSVIVEYTHDSDTDMFQIGRSTENMIDFVVTDTSPGGGAAEGPSAQSTISRYACRILCDRRPPYTARIYAAGFDASSNIFLGERAAKWRTPDGLMDGLTTNGVLVMHPAGGFSEDSAPGVWREISVCGNVYTLRDSRSAQQRGKLVENESNVLQDGSLIDLCGATLLWRTPAGLLRAPTLKQLEAQRQEANAARPQCPVGLSTLAFPSPARGRTAPDKQQPWVYVRCGHVHGYHGWGCRRERGPQERECPLCRLVGPYVPLWLGQEAGLCLDPGPPSHAFAPCGHVCSEKTARYWAQTPLPHGTHAFHAACPFCGAWLTGEHGCVRLIFQGPLD; from the exons ATGGTGCTGGAAGGAAACCCTGAAGTGGGGACCCCCCGAACCTCAGACCTCCAGCACCCCGGGAACAAGGGCTCTTGCATCCTTTCTTCCAGTGAAGATGCACAGCCGGGCGAGGAGCCCATCAAGTATGGTGAACTCATCGTCCTGGG ATGCTGTGAGGAAGGaggtgaggaaaccgaggctcagagaggggaagtgactggcccaagggcacacagctg CTACAATGGGTGTCTGGCAAGTGGGGACAAGGGCCGTCGGCGAAgccgcctggcactgagccgccGGCCACATGCCAACGGAGTGAAGCCAGACGTCATGCACCACATCTCCACACCACTCGTCTCCAAG GCACTGAGTAACCGAGGCCAGCACAGCATCTCATACACGCTGTCCCGGAGCCACTCAGTCATAGTGGAGTATACGCATGACAGCGACACAGACATGTTCCAG ATTGGCCGCTCCACAGAGAACATGATAGACTTTGTGGTAACGGACACGtcccctggaggaggagctgcagaggGCCCCTCTGCCCAGAGCACCATCTCCCGCTACGCCTGCCGCATCCTCTGTGACCGCAGGCCACCCTATACTGCCCGCATCTATGCCGCTGGCTTTGACGCCTCCAGCAACATCTTCCTTGGA GAGCGGGCAGCCAAATGGCGGACCCCTGATGGCCTGATGGATGGCCTGACCACCAATGGGGTCCTGGTGATGCACCCTGCGGGCGGCTTCTCTGAGGACTCGGCCCCAGGTGTCTGGCGGGAGATCTCGGTCTGCGGTAACGTGTACACACTGCGGGACAGTCGCTCAGCCCAGCAGCGGGGGAAGCTG GTGGAAAATGAATCCAACGTGCTGCAAGACGGCTCGCTCATCGACCTGTGTGGGGCCACACTGCTGTGGCGCACTCCGGCGGGGCTGCTGCGGGCACCCACGCTGAAGCAGCTGGAGGCCCAGCGGCAGGAGGCCAATGCAGCGAGGCCCCAGTGCCCTGTGGGCCTCAGCACCCTGGCCTTCCCCAGTCCAGCCCGCGGTCGCACAGCACCTGACAAGCAGCAGCCCTGGGTCTACGTCCGTTGCGGCCATGTCCACGGCTACCACGGCTGGGGCTGCCGGCGGGAGCGGGGCCCCCAGGAGCGCGAGTGTCCTCTCTGCCGCCTTGTGGGGCCCTATGTGCCCCTGTGGCTTGGCCAGGAGGCTGGCCTCTGCCTGGACCCTGGGCCGCCCAGCCACGCCTTTGCACCCTGTGGCCACGTCTGCTCTGAGAAGACTGCCCGCTACTGGGCCCAGACACCGCTGCCGCACGGCACCCATGCTTTCCACGCCGCCTGCCCCTTTTGTGGGGCCTGGCTCACTGGTGAACATGGCTGTGTCCGCCTCATTTTCCAGGGGCCACTGGACTAG